In Oryzihumus leptocrescens, the following are encoded in one genomic region:
- a CDS encoding DUF4825 domain-containing protein has protein sequence MVGRAAAAALLVAVALTGCGTSPSAQPDTSDRADSLWSARSPYVGDSSKVVELVSQAGFGPAGSYTVELQTDRAPYGVTVRLNHLDKPFRSTDFSAPATVLLGLVANLDRVTVASGGQTYALTAADATTSLGYDVKALGQHKDKLTAYVRAQQD, from the coding sequence GTGGTTGGTCGCGCTGCCGCAGCCGCTCTGCTCGTCGCCGTCGCCCTGACCGGGTGCGGCACCTCACCGTCCGCCCAGCCGGACACGTCGGACAGGGCCGACTCGTTGTGGTCGGCTCGCAGCCCCTACGTGGGAGACAGCTCGAAGGTGGTCGAGCTCGTCAGCCAGGCCGGTTTCGGTCCAGCGGGCAGCTACACCGTGGAGCTGCAGACCGACCGCGCTCCGTATGGCGTCACCGTGCGGCTGAACCACCTCGACAAGCCGTTCCGCAGCACGGACTTCAGCGCACCGGCCACCGTCCTGCTGGGGCTGGTGGCCAACCTCGACCGCGTGACCGTCGCTTCGGGCGGGCAGACCTACGCGCTGACCGCCGCCGACGCGACCACGAGCCTCGGCTACGACGTGAAGGCCCTGGGTCAGCACAAGGACAAGCTCACCGCCTACGTGCGTGCCCAGCAGGACTGA
- a CDS encoding group II truncated hemoglobin — MGSVYEAAGGDEGLLRLAEAWHARVLADEVVSHAFSHGFHPDHSARLAAYWVEALGGPPAYSRGLGDETSVVRMHSGNGPHPEMDARAIACFDQAMTDAGLTDGDPVRTVLHDYFAWATTTTMSRYHRSADDVPDGLRIPRWSWQGLQP; from the coding sequence ATGGGGAGCGTGTACGAGGCGGCGGGTGGCGACGAGGGCCTGCTCCGTCTGGCCGAGGCCTGGCATGCGCGCGTCCTGGCGGACGAGGTGGTGAGCCACGCGTTCAGCCACGGCTTCCACCCCGATCACAGCGCGCGGCTCGCCGCCTACTGGGTCGAGGCGCTCGGCGGCCCGCCGGCATACTCCCGAGGGCTTGGCGACGAGACCTCGGTGGTGCGGATGCACAGCGGCAACGGGCCGCACCCGGAGATGGACGCGCGGGCGATCGCCTGCTTCGACCAGGCGATGACCGACGCCGGCCTCACCGATGGCGACCCCGTGCGGACCGTGCTGCACGACTACTTCGCCTGGGCGACGACCACGACCATGTCCCGCTACCACCGGTCCGCGGACGACGTGCCCGACGGGCTGCGCATCCCGCGCTGGTCCTGGCAGGGCCTGCAGCCCTGA
- a CDS encoding ankyrin repeat domain-containing protein, whose product MPGKAHLRLGDMIHAALACDVGAVRRLLDEGLAPDLANAQGFTALHFAAQARCPAVISLLLHAGAHVDSRDNWGNTPLSRAIFYARGESAAVAVLLAAGADPDAPNDVGVTPRELAERLGDTNLVALFTDGTAR is encoded by the coding sequence ATGCCGGGGAAGGCGCACCTGCGCTTGGGCGACATGATTCACGCCGCCCTTGCCTGCGACGTGGGCGCGGTCCGGCGCCTGCTCGACGAGGGGCTCGCTCCCGACCTCGCCAACGCCCAGGGGTTCACGGCGCTGCACTTCGCCGCCCAGGCGCGCTGCCCGGCGGTGATCTCCCTGCTCCTGCACGCGGGGGCGCACGTGGACTCCCGGGACAACTGGGGCAACACGCCGCTGTCGAGGGCCATCTTCTATGCCCGCGGGGAGAGCGCGGCGGTCGCGGTGCTCCTGGCTGCGGGCGCCGACCCGGACGCGCCCAACGACGTCGGGGTGACGCCCCGGGAGCTGGCCGAGCGCCTCGGCGACACCAACCTGGTGGCCCTGTTCACCGACGGGACCGCGCGCTGA
- a CDS encoding arsenate reductase ArsC, which yields MTTKPSVLFVCIHNAGRSQMAAAYLNHLSGGRVEVRSAGSEPADRVNPAAVAAMAEEGIDIAAETPKVLTTEAVKDSDVVITMGCGDTCPFFPGKRYEDWVLEDPAGKGVEAVRPIRDEIRARVEALIAELLPETTTAR from the coding sequence ATGACCACCAAGCCCAGCGTCCTGTTCGTCTGCATCCACAACGCCGGCCGCTCGCAGATGGCCGCGGCCTACCTGAACCACCTGTCCGGCGGTCGGGTCGAGGTGCGCTCGGCCGGCTCCGAGCCCGCGGACCGGGTCAACCCCGCGGCCGTGGCGGCCATGGCCGAGGAGGGCATCGACATCGCCGCCGAGACGCCCAAGGTCCTGACCACCGAGGCGGTGAAGGACTCCGACGTCGTCATCACCATGGGCTGTGGCGACACCTGCCCCTTCTTCCCGGGCAAGCGCTACGAGGACTGGGTGCTGGAGGACCCGGCCGGCAAGGGCGTCGAGGCGGTCCGCCCGATCCGCGACGAGATCCGGGCCCGGGTCGAGGCCCTCATCGCCGAGCTGCTGCCCGAGACGACCACGGCCCGGTAG
- a CDS encoding aquaporin: MAGSTSAPGLGRRLVAELVGTAMLVAVVVGSGIAAQQLSPGNVGLQLLENSTATVLGLTVLILMFGPVSGAHFNPVVSAGDWLLGRHAGTGLSGRDVGAYTLAQVVGAVAGALLANLMFDVPTHLSTHDRTHANLWLGEVVATAGLVALIFALARTGRGAVAAPAVGAYIGAAYWFTSSTSFANPAVTVGRMFSDTFAGIAPASVPGFVVAQVVGGAVGLALVRLLHPDVATVADDVVLPHGADHPTTTGGSAPDAARAL; this comes from the coding sequence ATGGCCGGGTCCACCTCCGCCCCCGGGCTGGGTCGCCGGCTGGTCGCCGAGCTGGTCGGCACCGCGATGCTCGTCGCGGTGGTCGTCGGGTCGGGCATCGCCGCCCAGCAGCTCTCGCCGGGCAACGTCGGGCTGCAGCTGCTGGAGAACTCGACCGCCACCGTGCTCGGCCTGACGGTGCTCATCCTGATGTTCGGGCCGGTGTCCGGGGCCCACTTCAACCCGGTCGTCTCGGCGGGCGACTGGCTGCTCGGCCGCCACGCCGGGACCGGCCTCAGCGGTCGTGACGTGGGGGCCTACACGCTGGCCCAGGTCGTCGGCGCCGTCGCCGGGGCGCTCCTGGCCAACCTCATGTTCGACGTCCCCACCCACCTGTCCACGCACGACCGCACCCACGCCAACCTGTGGCTCGGGGAGGTCGTGGCCACGGCCGGGCTGGTGGCGCTCATCTTCGCCCTGGCTCGCACCGGCCGCGGAGCCGTGGCCGCGCCGGCCGTCGGGGCCTACATCGGTGCGGCGTACTGGTTCACCTCCAGCACCTCCTTCGCCAACCCGGCGGTGACCGTCGGGCGGATGTTCTCCGACACCTTCGCCGGCATCGCCCCCGCCTCCGTCCCGGGGTTCGTCGTCGCCCAGGTCGTCGGCGGCGCGGTCGGCCTGGCCCTGGTGCGGCTGCTCCACCCCGACGTCGCCACCGTGGCCGACGACGTCGTCCTGCCTCACGGCGCCGACCACCCGACCACCACCGGCGGGTCCGCCCCCGACGCCGCCCGCGCCCTCTGA
- a CDS encoding ArsR/SmtB family transcription factor — protein sequence MTTHVDLNPRRPADPPVLDQPSVKLFADPLRARLVTLLAAEQLCTCHLAEATGALPTAVSNHLRQLREAGVVETEPCGRYTYYRLRPEALDAVAAQFAALAQAARTAPRRPC from the coding sequence ATGACTACTCATGTTGACCTGAATCCGCGGCGCCCGGCCGACCCGCCGGTGCTGGACCAGCCGTCGGTGAAGCTCTTCGCCGACCCGCTGCGGGCACGGCTGGTGACCCTGCTGGCCGCCGAGCAGCTGTGCACCTGCCACCTGGCCGAGGCCACCGGCGCGCTGCCGACCGCGGTGTCGAACCACCTGCGCCAGCTGCGCGAGGCCGGCGTCGTCGAGACCGAGCCGTGCGGCCGCTACACCTACTACCGGCTGCGCCCCGAGGCGCTCGATGCCGTCGCGGCCCAGTTCGCGGCCCTGGCTCAGGCCGCCCGCACCGCACCGCGCAGGCCCTGCTGA
- a CDS encoding ArsI/CadI family heavy metal resistance metalloenzyme has product MSRIQLALNVNDIDAAVDFYSTLFATEPAKRRPGYANFAVENPPLKLVLFENPTASGTLNHLGVERASMDEVAAQADRLEAAGLSLETEGDVVCCYARQSKHWVTGPDGQRWENYVVLADAQPELEGRRTAEEAATTSGCCATGAAIGAAIGAATGETAATAACC; this is encoded by the coding sequence ATGTCCCGCATCCAGCTCGCCCTCAACGTCAACGACATCGACGCCGCCGTGGACTTCTACTCCACCCTGTTCGCGACCGAGCCGGCCAAGCGCCGCCCCGGCTACGCCAACTTCGCGGTGGAGAACCCGCCGCTGAAGCTGGTCCTGTTCGAGAACCCCACCGCCAGCGGCACGCTGAACCACCTCGGTGTCGAGCGCGCCTCGATGGACGAGGTCGCCGCCCAGGCCGACCGGCTCGAGGCCGCAGGCCTGAGCCTGGAGACCGAGGGGGACGTGGTCTGCTGCTATGCCCGGCAGTCCAAGCACTGGGTCACCGGTCCGGACGGGCAGCGCTGGGAGAACTACGTCGTCCTGGCCGATGCCCAGCCCGAGCTCGAGGGGCGCCGCACCGCCGAGGAGGCCGCTACGACCAGCGGATGCTGCGCCACCGGGGCCGCCATCGGGGCCGCCATCGGGGCAGCCACCGGCGAGACGGCCGCGACTGCCGCCTGCTGCTGA
- a CDS encoding ArsR/SmtB family transcription factor, translated as MPKPLPLLQDTSPICCAPLAPATRMSRDDAVGLAVRLKALADPARLLLVDHLLSQPDYEACTCDLAPVVGLSEPTTSHHLKQLLTAGLVTKRRDGMNVHYRLVPEAMNAVSRVLDTGCC; from the coding sequence ATGCCCAAGCCGCTGCCCCTCCTGCAGGACACCTCGCCGATCTGCTGCGCCCCGCTCGCGCCCGCGACGCGGATGTCCCGGGATGACGCGGTCGGCCTGGCGGTGCGGCTCAAGGCGCTGGCGGACCCGGCCCGGCTCCTGCTGGTGGACCACCTGCTCTCCCAGCCGGACTACGAGGCCTGCACCTGCGACCTCGCGCCGGTGGTCGGGCTGTCCGAGCCCACGACCAGCCACCACCTCAAGCAGCTGCTCACGGCCGGCCTCGTCACCAAGCGCCGGGACGGCATGAACGTGCACTACCGCCTCGTGCCCGAGGCGATGAACGCCGTGTCCCGCGTGCTCGACACGGGCTGCTGCTGA
- a CDS encoding GNAT family N-acetyltransferase yields MASPSPGHAVRPAHDADDGPARELLTAAGLPLGGLGDSWRRWVVDGSAGLDGVVALERHTGVGRPVYLLRSLVVRPDTRATGVGTALMRAALAGADAHEGGRAAVALLTETAVGYFERFGFTATTREALPQALAGSAELSGACPSSAVAYWRAGAASS; encoded by the coding sequence ATGGCCAGCCCCTCGCCTGGTCATGCGGTGCGGCCCGCCCATGACGCCGATGACGGCCCCGCACGCGAGCTGCTCACCGCGGCTGGGCTCCCGCTGGGCGGCCTGGGCGACAGCTGGCGCCGCTGGGTGGTCGACGGCAGCGCCGGCCTCGACGGTGTCGTCGCCCTCGAGCGCCACACGGGGGTCGGCCGCCCGGTCTACCTGCTGCGCAGCCTGGTCGTGCGCCCGGACACCCGCGCCACCGGAGTCGGCACCGCGCTGATGCGGGCGGCCCTGGCCGGTGCCGACGCGCACGAGGGCGGCCGGGCCGCGGTGGCCCTGCTGACCGAGACCGCTGTCGGCTACTTCGAACGGTTCGGCTTCACCGCCACCACCCGCGAGGCCCTGCCGCAGGCGCTGGCCGGGTCCGCCGAGCTCTCCGGGGCCTGCCCGTCCTCGGCTGTGGCGTACTGGCGGGCAGGGGCTGCCTCGTCCTGA
- a CDS encoding DinB family protein has protein sequence MDRQPIVAEMERARLDFHHLLDTATSADLRAGTNGTRWTNEQLLFHMLFGYLVVRTLLVLVHLLSRAPRGVSRRFAAALNAGTRPFHVVNYVGSLGGARMLGHAGMERLLDHVIARLQARLLRESDVALGRGMHFPVGWDPYFTDVMTVGDVYHYATQHYDHHRRQLTLPAATA, from the coding sequence ATGGACCGGCAGCCGATCGTGGCCGAGATGGAACGGGCACGCCTGGACTTCCACCACCTCCTGGACACCGCCACCAGCGCGGACCTGCGGGCCGGCACGAACGGCACCCGGTGGACCAACGAGCAGCTGCTCTTCCACATGCTGTTCGGCTACCTGGTGGTGCGCACCCTGCTCGTGCTCGTCCACCTGCTCTCCCGGGCGCCGCGCGGGGTGTCCCGACGGTTCGCTGCGGCCCTCAACGCGGGCACGAGGCCGTTCCACGTCGTCAACTACGTCGGGTCGCTCGGCGGGGCGCGCATGCTGGGCCACGCCGGCATGGAACGGCTGCTCGACCACGTCATCGCGCGGCTCCAGGCCAGGCTCCTGCGAGAGAGCGACGTGGCGCTGGGCCGTGGCATGCACTTCCCCGTCGGGTGGGACCCCTACTTCACGGACGTCATGACGGTGGGCGACGTCTACCACTACGCCACCCAGCACTACGACCACCACCGCCGCCAGCTGACCCTGCCCGCCGCGACCGCGTGA
- a CDS encoding class I SAM-dependent methyltransferase — protein MADELYADPRLVALYDAWNGGRWDVEHYVSLARTLAARRIVDVGCGTGTLAIELAEQADHVTGLDPAAGMLHAARAKPGAEAVTWVQGTAADLPGSAFDLAVMTGHVAQVFVTEVQWAATLGQLSRVLAPGGVLAFETRNPAAQAWRRWTPEGSREEAVIAGRRVESWHEVTEVGEATVSFTTHHLLGADPAEHVESRSTLAFRDLPTLERTLEAAGFSVETVHGDWDGSPLTDASPEIIVSARRV, from the coding sequence ATGGCTGACGAGCTGTATGCCGACCCTCGCCTCGTCGCGCTCTACGACGCCTGGAACGGCGGGCGCTGGGACGTCGAGCACTACGTCTCCCTCGCCCGGACCCTCGCGGCCAGGCGCATCGTCGACGTCGGCTGCGGCACCGGCACCCTGGCGATCGAGCTGGCGGAGCAGGCCGACCACGTCACGGGTCTCGACCCCGCCGCCGGGATGCTGCACGCGGCGCGGGCCAAGCCCGGGGCCGAGGCCGTGACCTGGGTGCAGGGCACGGCTGCCGACCTGCCCGGGAGCGCCTTCGACCTGGCGGTGATGACGGGCCACGTCGCCCAAGTGTTCGTCACCGAGGTGCAGTGGGCCGCCACGCTCGGGCAGCTCTCCCGGGTGTTGGCGCCCGGTGGGGTGCTGGCGTTCGAGACGCGCAACCCCGCGGCGCAGGCGTGGCGGCGCTGGACTCCCGAGGGCTCCCGCGAGGAGGCGGTCATCGCCGGCCGGCGCGTCGAGTCCTGGCACGAGGTGACCGAGGTCGGTGAGGCCACGGTCAGCTTCACCACCCACCACCTCCTCGGCGCCGACCCGGCCGAGCACGTCGAGAGCCGCAGCACGCTCGCCTTCCGTGACCTGCCGACGCTCGAGCGGACCCTCGAGGCCGCGGGATTCTCGGTCGAGACCGTCCACGGTGACTGGGACGGCTCGCCGTTAACCGACGCCAGCCCCGAAATCATCGTCAGCGCCCGCAGGGTCTGA
- a CDS encoding DUF4234 domain-containing protein: MTEQAYPEPTTDDARGHELALHEPAPAQMVPLAETSGQLLPQQPGALAEGTMMKRRNVFAVWLGLPLITLGIYNLVWWYKVNAEMAAFDRRHPVNPAATLLAFLFGWILVIPPYLAVYGTGQRIAERQRAAGLAPTCSPALGIVLVFVLGLHTLYYQSELNKIVDRYGAPAGAQVSLAA; encoded by the coding sequence ATGACCGAACAGGCTTATCCCGAGCCGACGACCGACGACGCGCGTGGGCACGAGCTGGCGCTGCACGAGCCGGCACCGGCGCAGATGGTTCCCCTGGCCGAGACGTCTGGGCAGCTGCTGCCTCAGCAGCCGGGCGCCCTTGCCGAGGGCACGATGATGAAGCGCCGCAACGTCTTCGCCGTGTGGCTCGGTCTGCCGCTGATCACGCTGGGGATCTACAACCTGGTGTGGTGGTACAAGGTCAACGCCGAGATGGCCGCCTTCGACCGCCGCCACCCGGTCAACCCCGCCGCCACGCTCCTGGCCTTCCTGTTCGGCTGGATCCTGGTGATCCCGCCCTACCTGGCGGTCTACGGCACCGGTCAGCGGATCGCCGAGCGGCAGCGTGCTGCCGGCCTGGCCCCGACCTGCTCGCCGGCGCTCGGGATCGTGCTGGTCTTCGTCCTCGGGCTGCACACGCTCTACTACCAGTCCGAGCTCAACAAGATCGTCGACCGCTACGGCGCCCCCGCCGGCGCGCAGGTCTCGCTGGCTGCCTGA
- a CDS encoding GNAT family N-acetyltransferase: MVTTGFVVEVAPWDSPDGRRLRAAQRAELVAAYDGDVEPGTKPTAADVNVFLLARDAAGEAVGCGSLRHLGGEAAEIKRMYVAPAHRGRGVSRLVLGALEEQALSRGWTVLRLETGPLQAEAIGLYTSAGYAPVPAFGPYVGSTTSLCFERRLGSGQPTGQHG, translated from the coding sequence GTGGTGACAACGGGTTTCGTCGTCGAGGTCGCGCCCTGGGACAGCCCCGACGGGCGACGGCTGCGCGCGGCGCAGCGGGCCGAGCTGGTCGCGGCCTACGACGGCGACGTCGAGCCGGGCACCAAGCCGACCGCGGCCGACGTCAACGTGTTCCTGCTGGCGCGCGACGCCGCCGGGGAGGCGGTCGGGTGTGGGTCCCTGCGCCACCTCGGTGGGGAGGCGGCAGAGATCAAGCGGATGTATGTCGCGCCTGCCCACCGGGGTCGTGGTGTCTCGCGGCTGGTGCTGGGCGCCCTGGAGGAGCAGGCCCTCTCGCGGGGCTGGACGGTGCTGCGGCTGGAGACCGGACCGTTGCAGGCTGAGGCCATCGGGCTCTACACCAGCGCGGGCTACGCGCCGGTCCCGGCGTTCGGCCCGTACGTCGGGTCGACGACCTCCCTGTGCTTTGAGCGGCGTCTGGGCAGTGGTCAGCCGACGGGCCAGCACGGGTGA
- a CDS encoding GNAT family N-acetyltransferase, with translation MMLRNVQPGDVETYVRMRCDPVMMSELGGPLPREGIEDKVARDVAAAESGESFILMVVPDESRPEEVAGNVVLWSHEDEESPGETLSEVGWMILPEFQGRGLAKAAVRELLERARRQGRWGLVHAFPGATNGPSNGICRSLGFTLVGTRDVDFAGRWLHTNHWRIDPATELGG, from the coding sequence ATGATGCTGCGCAACGTCCAGCCCGGCGACGTCGAGACCTATGTGCGGATGCGTTGCGACCCGGTGATGATGAGCGAGCTCGGCGGCCCGCTGCCGCGCGAGGGCATCGAGGACAAGGTCGCCCGCGACGTCGCGGCCGCCGAGTCCGGCGAGTCGTTCATCCTCATGGTGGTGCCGGACGAGAGCCGGCCCGAGGAGGTCGCCGGCAACGTCGTGCTGTGGTCCCACGAGGACGAGGAGTCGCCGGGCGAGACGCTGTCCGAGGTGGGCTGGATGATCCTGCCGGAGTTCCAGGGTCGTGGCCTGGCCAAGGCCGCGGTCCGGGAGCTGCTGGAGCGGGCACGCCGGCAGGGCCGGTGGGGGCTGGTGCATGCTTTCCCCGGCGCGACGAACGGGCCGTCCAACGGCATCTGCCGCTCGCTCGGCTTCACCCTCGTCGGCACGCGTGACGTCGACTTCGCCGGCCGGTGGCTGCACACCAACCACTGGCGGATCGACCCCGCGACCGAGCTGGGCGGCTGA
- a CDS encoding class I SAM-dependent methyltransferase, producing MDPVQVNLGGVPETLLWNLYQRATEARQDHPVLRDPKAVALVEAIDYPFAARFGSGELGQWQALRAATFDREVRRFLGTHPDGTVVALGEGLETQFWRVDNGRVHWLTVDLPETVEVRTRLLGTATGRQSVAAVSALDPAWMDQVDPRRGVLVTAQGLLMYLQPAEVHGLVADLAQRFPGAELVLDGVPPWFSQRTQAGQMRTKQGYVTPPMPWALDAAERRRLLAIPGVDEVRDLVPPRGRGPLHGWVAPVVNRSARVRALGLTGLPILRLRFAAA from the coding sequence ATGGACCCGGTGCAGGTGAACCTCGGCGGCGTGCCCGAGACGCTGCTGTGGAACCTCTACCAGCGCGCGACCGAGGCGCGCCAGGACCACCCGGTGCTGCGCGACCCCAAGGCGGTCGCGCTGGTCGAGGCGATCGACTACCCCTTCGCCGCGCGGTTCGGCTCGGGTGAGCTCGGCCAGTGGCAGGCCCTGCGGGCGGCGACGTTCGACCGGGAGGTGCGCCGGTTCCTGGGCACCCACCCCGACGGCACGGTCGTCGCGCTCGGCGAGGGGCTCGAGACGCAGTTCTGGCGGGTCGACAACGGTCGGGTGCACTGGCTGACGGTCGACCTGCCCGAGACGGTCGAGGTGCGCACCCGGCTCCTCGGGACGGCGACCGGGCGGCAGTCCGTGGCCGCCGTGTCGGCCCTCGACCCGGCGTGGATGGACCAGGTCGACCCCCGCCGCGGGGTGCTGGTCACGGCACAGGGGCTGCTGATGTACCTCCAGCCCGCGGAGGTCCACGGCCTCGTGGCCGACCTGGCCCAGCGGTTCCCGGGCGCGGAGCTGGTGCTCGACGGGGTGCCGCCGTGGTTCAGCCAGCGCACCCAGGCCGGACAGATGCGCACGAAGCAGGGCTACGTCACCCCGCCGATGCCCTGGGCGCTCGACGCGGCCGAGCGCCGCCGGCTGCTGGCCATCCCCGGGGTCGACGAGGTCCGCGACCTCGTCCCACCCCGGGGCCGGGGCCCGCTGCACGGCTGGGTCGCCCCTGTGGTCAACCGGTCGGCGCGGGTGCGGGCCCTCGGGCTGACCGGCCTGCCGATCCTGCGGCTGCGTTTCGCCGCCGCGTGA
- a CDS encoding GNAT family N-acetyltransferase, translating into MDPVVVRPCSPDDLSRLERSAVPADALAHHRERCAMQQRGEARYLLGWSGGTVVGRVTLLHASKYAGVRERGDLWEMNALEALPQGRGVGTLLITAAEELARVDGTGVLGLAVEPSNTGALRLYGRLSYRDWGHGMVLDEWTERDSAGRGCASTGRRATTCSSP; encoded by the coding sequence ATGGATCCCGTTGTGGTGCGGCCCTGTTCGCCTGACGACCTCTCCCGGCTGGAGCGGTCAGCAGTGCCTGCCGACGCCCTGGCGCACCACCGCGAACGGTGCGCGATGCAGCAGCGGGGCGAGGCGCGATACCTGCTTGGCTGGTCAGGGGGCACCGTGGTGGGCCGGGTGACGCTGCTGCACGCCTCGAAGTACGCCGGGGTGCGCGAGCGCGGCGACCTGTGGGAGATGAACGCGCTGGAGGCCCTGCCGCAGGGGCGGGGCGTGGGGACCCTGCTCATCACCGCCGCCGAGGAGCTGGCGCGGGTCGACGGGACCGGTGTCCTGGGCCTGGCGGTCGAGCCCTCGAACACGGGTGCCCTGCGGCTCTACGGGCGGCTCAGCTACCGCGACTGGGGCCACGGGATGGTGCTGGACGAGTGGACCGAGCGGGACTCGGCCGGGCGCGGCTGCGCGAGCACCGGACGCCGTGCCACTACCTGCTCAAGTCCCTGA
- a CDS encoding FBP domain-containing protein, whose product MEPLTAAAVRGSFVNLSKTQAKALNLPAGLEQSDWDTLDYLGWRDPKAPARAYLVLWRDGKPLGLALRAPSTSGSRGSALCNLCWSAHKPSDVVLFVAPRAGSAGRDGNTVGTYICADLACSLYVRGLRPLELPQGESMVEPAERARRLTDRLGAFVDRVLA is encoded by the coding sequence ATGGAGCCGCTCACCGCTGCCGCCGTCCGCGGCAGCTTCGTCAACCTGTCCAAGACCCAGGCCAAGGCGCTGAACCTGCCAGCGGGGCTGGAGCAGTCCGACTGGGACACCCTGGACTACCTGGGCTGGCGCGACCCCAAGGCGCCGGCGCGCGCCTACCTGGTGCTGTGGCGCGACGGGAAGCCGCTGGGCCTGGCGCTGCGGGCGCCCTCGACCAGCGGCAGCCGCGGGTCCGCGCTGTGCAACCTGTGCTGGTCGGCGCACAAGCCCTCGGACGTCGTGCTGTTCGTCGCGCCGCGGGCCGGGTCCGCCGGACGGGATGGCAACACGGTCGGCACCTACATCTGCGCCGACCTGGCCTGTTCGCTCTACGTGCGGGGGCTGCGACCGCTCGAGCTGCCGCAGGGGGAGTCGATGGTGGAGCCGGCCGAGCGGGCCCGCCGGCTGACGGATCGGCTCGGGGCGTTCGTGGACCGAGTGCTGGCCTAG
- a CDS encoding peptidase E, protein MSSATPQIFAVSGPLPSTNPRHTTIPLIEHAVGLTGRERPRITYIATGTGDHPAHIDSFHRALAHRDDVTTSHLSLFTQPNVPDVREHLLAQDAVWVGGGSVVNLMAVWRAHGIPELLRECWEAGVVLAGQSAGSLCWHLGGPTDSFSDALDTVTDTLGWLPFSNGVHDNFPEQPRREAYRAAVAEGLVPAGYASEDGVGLHYVGTELREVVTVVDGACGWWVEPDGPGAWCEERLEARLLGE, encoded by the coding sequence ATGTCCAGCGCCACCCCGCAGATCTTCGCCGTGTCCGGACCGCTGCCCTCGACCAACCCGCGCCACACGACCATCCCGCTCATCGAGCACGCGGTTGGGCTGACCGGCCGCGAGCGCCCGCGGATCACCTACATCGCGACCGGGACAGGCGACCACCCGGCGCACATCGACAGCTTCCACCGGGCGCTGGCCCACCGGGACGACGTGACCACCAGCCACCTGAGCCTGTTCACCCAGCCCAACGTGCCGGACGTGCGCGAGCACCTGCTCGCGCAGGACGCGGTGTGGGTCGGCGGCGGCAGCGTCGTGAACCTCATGGCGGTCTGGCGTGCCCACGGCATACCGGAGCTGCTGCGGGAGTGCTGGGAGGCCGGCGTCGTGCTGGCCGGGCAGAGCGCGGGCAGCCTGTGCTGGCACCTCGGCGGCCCGACCGACTCCTTCAGCGACGCGCTCGACACCGTGACCGACACCCTGGGCTGGCTGCCGTTCAGCAACGGGGTGCACGACAACTTCCCCGAGCAGCCGCGCCGGGAGGCGTATCGCGCGGCCGTCGCCGAGGGCCTCGTGCCCGCCGGCTACGCCAGCGAGGACGGGGTCGGGCTGCACTACGTCGGCACCGAGCTGCGCGAGGTCGTCACGGTCGTCGACGGCGCCTGCGGCTGGTGGGTCGAGCCCGACGGCCCGGGCGCGTGGTGTGAGGAGCGGCTGGAGGCCCGCCTGCTGGGCGAGTGA